tcaAAGACAATACAGCACTGTACACAGTATAGTAAAGAGTCAGTAGAGGGAGATATTTACCTTTACTTTGCTTGCTGCTCTCAGGAGGACAAACAAGACGTGAAAAACTGTAGGCTGCTGAGTCTAGTCCAAAAATCTGTAAAATTAATATTATGAGGGAAGTCCTGCTGGGTTGTCAGTCCAATAAGCATGTTCAAAGCCTTAACTCAGATACAGTGTTTCCTGTCATGGAGGCCCAAACTAGTATCCAGAGAGCTCCACAGAAGTCCCTACGGAACTTTTAGGGGACAGTTTCAGGATAGTTTAATATAGTTAACCAATGAGAGACAGTGTAAGATTATAATTCTAATTCCGACTATTTTCAATGGCCAACAATCTAAGCAAGTCAGTTAGAGAGGGACTTTAAAATTTTGAAATAATTGGTATCTAAATTGTGCAGCAGCGGCTGACACTATAATTACAAAAAGAGGTTGTTATTTTAGCATATTCTTTGCTAATATTATATAATAGGCTACATatttttggctaattctgttttttctcctctttttaaaaacattgaaTATAGTGTCTAAAGCTTGCTGCAGTAGCTTTAGATATTCAGGTTGTGGTGTAATTGTATTCAGCCTGGTACAGAGCCCTAGAGGGCATCCTTGGTTTTGAGATGACTTGTAGGTAGGGCGGTGAAACAGGATTAATTAGATCATCAGGTTGTCTGTGAAGAAAACAATAGTGCATTGCAGACTGTAGCTGGTATGTGTTGACAACATGTCACAGCACAAATCCTCCTTACAAAACAAGCCCTGTATATTAAGTGCATACAAACctgttttgtgtttctgtgaatAATAACAGTGTATCATTCCCAGTAGTAAATAAAGCATTTTTATTTCCCAACATAAAGCTCTAAAAAAATTCTCAAAGCTCTCTCCAAGCTGCCTGGAATTCAATACTGGCAGTGAAATATTAAATTCTTTagggattttttattttattttttgggcctAAAAGTAATCACTTTTAAACTGAGTCTAAAAATACAGGATTATTGGAATCAACCTAAAAATTATAACTGCAGAACCTCTCTGCAGGTTTCCCCCCTAAATAAATGTGTCGGCCTATCTGTAGGCCTATAAGTaatctgtactgtatgtgatgaCACAAGGCAGAAAAACTGATTATAATTATTCTTTTTAATGATGCTTTATTGATTTTCATAGTAAATAGTAGGCTATAGTATTCTGATTTATAATGATCACTTCATAACAGAATTAGTGCAAACAGTTAACAAATCCACTCAGTGAACTGTGGAAACAGAGGCAGATCAtgtaaaactacaactcccacaaGCCCCACAGAGAGGACAGGATGGCAGCACAGAGAGCCACAGTCAGAGAGAGTTGGACAGAAGTGGCTCCATTACACAGGTTTGTTGTACAACACTGGAAACTGCTGGTGAAAccagcacccaggaggctgccGGTCAGTGTCTTCCCACACAGGTCTGAGTCCAGGCAGCCGCGGATGTGCAGAGTGAGAGCACCTGTCGCATTGAACTCTGGGAAGGATTGGAAACAGAAGAggatatttaaaaatgtaaaacaattaAAGGGAGATTATTTTTTCAGTTAAACATTCTGTTGCTAAAGCAACGCTCCTTCCATGGCAGTTTaactgacattgtaacatccACCATTTTTACACAGAGCAAATATTCACAGGcatcttttatttaaatggCCTTGTTGGAGCATTATCTGTAGGCTACAGTAGACTCTTTTCAATTCATTAaaattaattgttttgtaaatgtttgttaatttagttttgtgtgatcAGTTCAGTGCTAACCAAACTAGCCATTATGCTAACCTAGCTGTCTGAGGATAATGTGTTATTTAGCCTACTGTTGGCCTAACTTacatgtttttactgtttttacttttactccaatGTGTAGGCTATGTTTACTAATAATGACTAATTACTGTGTTGTAGAACTTGATGTTGCTCTTTCACTTGTAATAGCCTATATGTTGTTTCTACTTTGTTTCTAACGAGGAACAATGTAACTAATTTAACTACTAGCTAACTACTCCAGTTTTCTTGTTACTGTAGTTATGTATATCATTTTTACAATAAATTAGCTCTAACTCTATTTGTTATGGCATctcatctttttattttttgtaatcaCTAACAGTTAAGTTAGTTGTCCAAAACTATTTTAATAGTTATTTGCTTCTAGAGAAAACTTTAAAGGCTATTGGAACACAAGATGTGTAAGCTTTTCAAGTTATTTCATTCAAACCTTAAGTCGCAAAACCCTTTGAATTTATTAGTAGTCATGTATTATTCATCATAGCTGTAAtgctaatttattttatttggtaATCTCAtgatattttgatttattacaCACTTCCATATGTTGGAAGTAAATGTCAAATTTTGTTTATTGAAATTATATTTAGTGTTTTAGAGGTTTTCTTACTTGCTTCTCCACGGTAGCAGCTCTCAGTCGAATTATTACATGTGATGTCGCTTCCGAACAGACACGTGCCTAATATATCAACAGGGCACTGACGACAGTTCAGGCATTGTGCTGTTCAATGAAAAGAAATAATTTAATCAGGGAGGATAATCAgatttacagtacagtaactCACTCAACAACATAGTTTGGTTTTCTTATCTCGGCGTTCAACAGGTTTAGCAAATCATCTGTGCTAGTTTCTAATTTATCCACCTACAAGCACCTCTAACACTCATGTTGTATCCAGTTTGTTTAATGTGTATAAAACCAAAGTGTGAATGGCTATTTGTAGTTTTGAAGCAAATTCATGGCATATTTCCTAAAATTTaaaactgttcctttaaaggtAAGATTGATCAACTGCTCCTGCTGGCCAGTCCTCAGTTTAAGTTCTTTCAGATCTGAGCTATGTTGATCTTTTTATAATTGAACATCACTGGGTGGGGATCTTGGGGTCAGTTTTAAAATGGTTTATCCATGACAAAATTTGACCTGTGGAGTTCCCTATGGCTCTATACTAATATAAATGAATGTATATACctttatttctctttcttttctgccATAACATCCTTCTCAAACAGGTAGCCTACTCATTTATATTCAGGAAGCTCTCCAAATGCTTTATTTTGCCTTTAAATATATTATACTGATTCTGATACAACATAAACAGAAATACCCTGTTGGATCTGTGGCAATTAGTGTTGGACCAGACACTTGTACCAAACTGAATGTCATTAAGCTGCAGTGCAGGAAACTCACATGAGACTTAATCGTGAACAGCATTTCATGTAACCACTTATCTTTATCTTTGTTTGTCCAAAGTAATGAGCCACAGTAAAAGCCATTTCTTTTGATTACATTTGTCATCCAATTAAAGTGTTAGATGGTGCTTAACAAATACATTAAAGTATATTTAGTTGGTACAGAGGTCAGATTAAAATCATATGAAAACAATGACACAAAAGACATTTTATTCCACGATAAGAACTATAGTTACTCGTAAATCCTCCATTTGCTTCCGTGTAGTTCTACTGTACTGATACtataaagtttgttttttttacctcaggGCACATTATTCTTAACTTACCTGCTGCGATGAAGGCGCTCAGCACAATCACTGCTTTCCAAGCTTTATTCATTCTTCTTGAGGGTTAAGCGGTCTATGGATTCCTGATGTACTTCAAGTTCTTAATACCTGTCTCAGTCTAGTGATAACTGAGTCTTATGTCCATCTGAGAAAGTCATGAAAAGATACCAGAAGAAGAAATGTGCAAGAATGAGGTTTATCAGGTTTTGTGTTCCAGCTAGGTGAAGTGGGAGTCTCTCAGTCATAAAGGGAAAACCCAGTTCAAACATTCAAAGCATGGATGAAACTCACACTCATCAAGATTGAGAacaaaaaattattattatttacttcCATTATAAACATGCATTAAAGGGTTTCATGCAGTTAAAATATTCGTTTTTATACTGTGTCTATATTTCCTCAAAATCCCACATTTACAGGCATGGATGTTATAACAATGGGATTATCACACTATAGGAGTGTGTTCAAGGTtaattaagtgtttttttcaattataGCTATTGCTTGTGTACAAAGGCAACACTCAGTCATtaataggattttttttcttttaaaggctCCAGCTGCTCCAATCGGTCTGTAGGGTGGCGCACAAAGCTGCAGTGAGAGGGAGCTGGATGGATGTGGCTCCAGTATAGCAGTCAGTGCTGCAGCAGGTCCTGGTGACGGTGTATGACTGATGTTGAAGGCTGAAGGAGGACAAGAAGatcagaactttttttttttacatagaaaataaaaaagtactaatagcctacatcatcacTCTGTGTCTGTCATTCCATATAGCCTAATGCAAGATGTATTCAGACCCTCTACTTAAGTAATAAGTATATATCTTGTCCCGAGTAAACCTTCCTCCTGCacgtaggctatatatatatatccaaatATCCCCTGCTAGCTGAAGTTAACAATATCAAAGCTGATTGAGGTGGAGCTGATTTGTCCTACGTTGTATTCTGGGTAGTTTCATCTAAAACAAAGCAAATTATTTTATGATGATCCCATGTTTTGTAAATGATAGTAAGTAATCTGTGGCATACTAGTAGCTGCAGCTGCCAAATAAacatagtggagtaaaaagtagtgaagtaaaagtaaaaagtaacaGAACATAAAAATACTAAAGCAAAGTTTAGGTAGGCTGCCTCATTACTTTCCACTACTAtcgtgtgtatatttgtgtgtttacTATTCTGACCCCAGTTGGCCTGAAATGGACTTTTcagctgtgagtgtgtgtgtgtgtgtgcgtgtgtgtgtgtgtgtgtgtgtgtgtgtgtgtgtgtgtgtctgtgtgtgtgtgtgtgtgtggcattagAGGGTTTATACTATTTGCTTTGAGCATGACAGGTATTGTGCTAAGTTGTGTCATAGCaacagtagtctcgctttgccagaccatccacacgctgcggagcggaggagggtctggctagtccacacagcattccgggatgggagaaaaacgtgctctggtttattggtatttctttaaaccaatcacaatcgtcattgtcggcgctaagctccacacggagccgctgtaaaatagtcgtgtgaaagaaaactcagatttatacagatagtctagctagctgtctcaatttaccatgcagagatctgaggagcagctaaccatagtcctcataaatacaccagagtttaaaattccaacacaaagaaagcggaagaaaacggacatcggcggaatttcctgcggcaccggagcaatcccggaagtggaacgtcaaggatataaaCTATAGCAACAGCAACAATGGCTGAAAGTAGCAGACTGACAaagacataaacataaacactgGCTTTACTGAACCTGGTTACTTCAAGGTTAAACAAGTATATATTAAAGTATAACTATATTATATTTTTCACCCATTGACCTAAGAGCTAAGTTGTAAATTACAGTCCAGTATTTCTTGCAATAAGTGGAAAGTGGATAAGCTAAGTATTATGATTTAGcccatttacagtaaaaaacaacaagttctctaaattaaattacaaaatacattgtttgtcCACACCCTCTAGTATGACACATTAATCCTTTTCTGATCAGCATGACATATATTGTCTTGGAGCAGCCTGGTATCACCAAAAGGCCTATGAATGACACATCAATTCTAGCAGCATGGCTAAATGCTAGCACCATGGGGAACACAATGCATACAGAAATGGGCCATTTAGGTGACACCGCTGCACAACCCTGTGCTAATCGCAGCAACACCTGAATTGGTGTGAACGCAACCTAACGGCATGTGGTAAAATGTTTTGACAGGTGCAGCATACAAATGTACCTGTTATACAGTATTTTGACTGGTTACCACTAAGTTACTAAATACTGAAAATGTCCATAATCAAACAATCATGACCGTTGTGGCAAAATGTTTTCTACTCCTTTGCTGCACATACATCCtggatttgttgtttttaaaaaagggaaCCTGTctagtcattacttttagcaaactatattaatgtttattatttttggcTGACTATTTCAACCCTTAACTATTATGCTATTATtttaactatttcaaccatttaggAGGTACTTTTTGGGGAAACATTGTAGTAAAAATTGAATAGAGTTACTAATATTGTGTACTGAATGATGTTAAAATAGATGTGAATGTGAGCATGAatgactctctgtctctatgtgtcaGCCCTGTGATTGTCCAGGTGTACCCCAGCTCTCACCAAATGTCAGCTAGGATTGGCTGCAGCCCCCCACGACCCTTAAAGGATAAGTGGGTAAGGTAAATGGATGCAATAAAATAAGAGCAAATAGCAGAGGCAACAGATGTTTTTCAAttagtttctttatttttgacatcaatgtaaaaggataaataaaaaataaaaaacaacaaagcatAACAACAGCCATGAAGATTTATGAGCTCAATGTTTCCCTGAAACATCCCATTGATCAACTTCCATGACGTGGATACTTTAGTTTGGAGATTTTATATAATCTGTCATTAAAATTGAACCCTGATATGACAAGTATCAGTAACCTAAGTTATGAAAAAAAGAGTGTCACAGCATATGAACATCTTAGATGATCATACTTATAAGTTCTTAAGGTCAAAAGTGTTTATTTCAGATAGTGCTCTTGGCCTTGTGGTGTGGTTAAAGATATAGTGTATTACGGTGCAAATGGATTTGAGGTGCATCTGACTGCAGCAGTCCGCTGCTGTTTCTGTGATTTTGCGTTAGGCATATCACAGAATACTGCTCCACATGGAGGCCAGGGCGGCTACACCAATGGCGGCGGTGAGGGTCATCTTGGTCGATGGCGCACCGCTGACCTGGACGGGGTTGCAGTTGTTTGCTGAGCAACAGTTGACTGTAACCGTGTATGGAACATTCAGCAGGGTGCCGTTGGTGGTGGTGTTGCAGCCAGCAGGCTCCTGGCACCCCTGGGTGTTGAAGCCCACAGAGACTAGTGAGGTGAAACCTGAGGAGAAATGGTTGTGAATAATTTTTACAGAGAAGGAAAATAACTGTTGTACATTTCATCAAATACAGTTTGGAGGCACTGGTCTGTTATTTGAGTGTTTCTATTTAATCACTGCATTACTTTTAAATCAACTGAATGGatagatatctatctatctatctatctatctatcattctTTCCTTCACTACCTTAAAATACAAGTTTTTTTGCCTGACAATGAGATGATTAAAATGAGTAGCCTACTTCACTACTTACAGCTACTACTAAAGAATTGTAAATAAGTATTTTAGTTAAGTAAAATAGTATATACACAGGATATATACAGATTTTACACACTATAGACACAAAAAATAGGTTAAGGAATTGCTAATTGAATCAGTATGAAGATAAAACATTAATATAGTCAGATGGGATACTGCTTTCCCAGCTGGGAACACTGTGTGGTGTGCTTATTGATCTATGTGTGACTGGGCGTCACAGTATTGGGGAGTGATTTAAATTTAATCATGCCTATGTTGTTATGTAATATTTGAAGAAAAGGGTGTGAGCTTTTAGGCAATGAGGACGAGACTTACTTGCTTTTCCGGTAAAGCAGACACTGGTGTTGGTTGAGCAGGTCACTTGATTGTTGTTTAAGCAGAAGCCCAGCACACCATAGTTGCACTGGTTGCAGGTCAGGGATTCAACTGAAACACACAGAAGAAAGCACAaaagttgaaataaaaaaacactttatgtaGAATTTCCACAGTAGTCATCAAAAAATAGATTAAAACAGGTAGATTCAAAATTGTAGGTGGTTTACGTAGACCTTTCTAAAACCTAACCTGTAATATACTTTAGACTTATGgcagtgtttttttctaaagaatttgcgttcattttgttttgaaacTAAACACTTTTGGACGACAGACATTGGCAGTGATGTATCATCTATCACACATTCTGTGCTGTGCATGCAAAATGCGTCAAACCCAACCCAAGCTAAATAAACAATCAAACTGATTCACCCACCGTtgtcaaggaaaaaaaaatcaggtgTGAAAGGGTGACAATCAGGGGTGCGCTTTTATAGTTAAAGTAGGGGTTTAGCTGATTTGGAGGGttaaaaaagagacaaaggGCTATGTTTATATTTAATAAGGGTCAGTTTACCCAAATGACACAAAGAAAACTTGTCTCAGTTTCCTCTAGTGATAGCCTGATAGCTGTCAAAAGTTGTGGTTTCCCTTGCTCAGATTTTGAGATATCTGCCTCTAAGATTGTTTGCCGTCACCCCAATTCAATGGaggtaaatacattttctttattggaactacatttacattacatgtcatttagctgacgcttttatccaaagcgatttccaattaagtgctttcaaccatGAAGGTCTAAAGTTTCAACCATGATAGTCCAAACTTTCTTCCAAAGAAATAgtccttttacatttttttttaagtttgtgaATTATCCGGAGTAATTGTTTCTGGCAACACATTGATGTTGAGTTTTCCCACTGTAATTTCTtcgtgtttttaaaaaaatataatttgggTGAGCTGACCCCTTCTCAGAGAACTCAAAATTGGTTCCCTTAGCTACATGTTGGAGAAGCATCATGAGTTTTCTAAGTGTTAAGAAATTCATCAGTTGCAGTAGTTTAAGGATTTGTTAAAGAAGAACGTGGATGAAATTGATCCACCATTGGTTTGTGCAAATGAAATGATTCTGATTTGTGCATAAAATTCACTTTTTCTTTAATTAGTTATGATTCAATTGAGTGATAAAACAATACTAAGAAAATAAGTCAAAAGGCTTTAAAAATATTACTATATATTAACATTAACATACAGACACTGCCAGAATGTTTTCATgatttgttttgtctctttgttcgttgtattatttttttccagtAATACATTTGTGATAACTGTTTGATAATTGTTAAATCTTACCCAGCATGAAAGATGCAACAGCTGCAATGATTCCAAATAGGATCTTTCCCATCTTGATGTGTTGGTTTGGTTCTT
The Sander lucioperca isolate FBNREF2018 chromosome 14, SLUC_FBN_1.2, whole genome shotgun sequence genome window above contains:
- the LOC116047269 gene encoding sperm acrosome membrane-associated protein 4-like; this translates as MNKAWKAVIVLSAFIAAAQCLNCRQCPVDILGTCLFGSDITCNNSTESCYRGEAKFNATGALTLHIRGCLDSDLCGKTLTGSLLGAGFTSSFQCCTTNLCNGATSVQLSLTVALCAAILSSLWGLWEL